The genomic interval ttttgtttagtgaaCAAGACAAGGAGGATTGATTTCAGCACTGCTTCCTTACTGAAGATGGCTcccacagcagaagaaagaaacattGTTCATGACATATTCCTTAATACGTTGGACACAAGGCAAGAAAGGGAGGGGTGGAGGAGAACTGAAGTCTTGGGAAAGGGAGTAGTAACGTGCCTTTTGAGTTGGAGAGCAGACATTTTGTTTTCCCATTTCGACATTTAAACTCTTGGGTGCTCTCCTTGAAACACAGGTACAAAGTTTAATGTGACATGCATGCCTCTCAAAAGTATCTTCCGTCGTCCAAGAATGTTAGCTGTGCAAGGATGATAAAAGTGACAGAGTTAGCACAACGAGCTTCTGAGCAATCTGTTTGGAATAACCTTCAGAAAGAAGGTTAATGATGTTTAAGTGGACAAGGGAATGGAATTCTTTTGCAGCCTTGTGACTTGCAACCACGCAAGAGTTTTCTGCTGTGATAGCTAGAAAAACCTGTGAGGGCAGGAATTGGCCATGTTTTGACCAAGTAACCTTGCAATGTGTTTTAAATATAACACTTGACAATGTTTTTTGAGGGACAGACATACATAGTGTTGACATACTTCTCTGGCTGACGTTTCTGTGAAATGTTCTAGTGCCAGTGGTGGCAGAGTAATGCTAATGACATTAGTGTACTATTGTACGTGTGGATAATTTATAATTTCTTTAACTTAACGTAGttgatttttcaaagctgtttACCAAAGTaagacatgccttccactggaaTTAGCAAATGTATTTTGTTCATGCTCTCTCTGGGTTTGAAAACCTCAAAGTGTCTGCCTGTTTGAGGTTGAGTTAATCTGCTAGTTCATTGTCTGCTTTTAATTCATGTTATGACTTAAACGGTGCAAGGCTTTTCTGGAAAAGTAAGCATGTGCTTTGTGGATGTGGTTCATCTCTTCTTTCATTCACTTTTCACAAGTTGAAAGTGTTCACGTAAGCGTGAACATTAGCAGAAGTATTTGAAAGATCAGGAGCACAGGCTATATGATTACAGTAAAAAATCCAAGTATCTCTAGATAAGACTTGAAGGTCTGTTGGAATAGCTTTCAGTGgtagcatttctgttttttttttagttccacATTTCCTATTTGTGCATTTTTGACTTGCTGAATTCTGCTAATGTGGGTTATTAAGTTTATTGCCTCCTCCATAGGACAGTAAGTTTCCGGAGTCGTGTATTACCACCCAATTCAATGTGGATGGAAGATGCAAAGCTGAAGAGCCTACAGATTTGCCACCCTCaggtattttgaaatatattaatgAATTACAAAAGCAATTACTGAATTAAGAATTGTCTTTTAAGACTAGTGAATCCTTTATTGTGTTTAGGTtcttctgtcctctttttctattTAGACCTGAGTTTCTGTTGCCATTTTGGTATTATCTATATAGATTAATACTGAAAATTAGAAGATTTTTCCCTGCCTCCTTTTATTATTAGAGTACTCATTTTGGATACAGAAATTCTTTTGCAATGTGTTTAAATTGGGCTTCTGGTTGATGACACAATTTTGAGTTTTGATCTTATGTTGTCAAATGAGTCAGATGAGCTCCTAGTAAGTAAACTTGCTGCAGCCATTTAGCCTTTTGTATATATAGATTTCGGTAGCTCTCTATATATTCAGATGCTGGGTGTTCTGTTAAATCCTGTGAACAAAAGTGCAGATTACTAGGCAGAATTCAACACAATATTTTGGGAAGAGTTTGTGTGATATAGCAGTTTGCTGATTGTATTCTTACATGCAGGAGCGGAACATCTTCAATAGGATCTTTGGGGGTTTTCTCATGAGGAAAGCATTTGAACTGGGATGGGCAACTGCTTGCAGCTGTGGGTGAGTGGCAGACTTGCAATGTTTACATAATCCAGAACATAACACGGTGCATGCATACGTAGGTCAGAAAAACAAGGTAACCAACCTAAGTTTGAATAGAAAATACCCAGGTGTCTGACTGAATGTGGCAGGACACAGCAATATTTTGCTTGGACAGTGCACCTGTCATTTTTACAAGGAGATTTTTGTCTTGCTCCTTGGAGCTTGGTTTTTAAGCGTTGCATGTAAGGATACAAAATATACgtcctttttgttttgtctttccaaGCTACTGAGATTGACTTCTaaagatgcattttctttctaaatgtatGAAATGAACATTCGAACAGATACTACATCTTCTCATTACCTGCACAAGAGTAATGGTTTCTGAACTTCTAAAAAGTGCATGTTCTTAGAAAATGTGACTGAGGTCATCACCCAGCAAAGATCTGTGTACAACTTTAATGGTGAGCAGGTGAGCATGTGCATAGCCTGATTGAAAGATGAGTGTTTTTTGTGAGTGCTTGGAAGACTGAGGCCTAAAGGAGTGTGTCCTTGTATGCGTATAAGAAAGGTTTCTTCCAGTTATTTTTGTCTAGGGTGATGGCATAATTCTTCAGCAATTCCTGTGGCCTGTATTTAATTgagacttattttttttaaaaaaccctcaTTAAAAGGCCGACAGTGAAATCCAGTTCAGTTTCTCCAAGTACCCTAGTTATTCTTGAGAgcaattttatgtttttcttgctcAGGGGTTCCAGACCTTTTATCGTATCTGTTGATGATATCATGTTTCAGAGGCCAGTTGAGGTTGGATCCTTACTACTGCTTTCTGCCCAGGTAGGAGttgatttctttttgaagaaCAGAAGAACTTACCCTTCATATTGTCACTGCTAATCACTGATGATGAGCAGTGCATTGTGAGAGAGAAAGACTTTTCTTGTTAAACAGTGAAACAAAGCCTGTTTCTGTTTTCCAGGGCCAGTGATGAATTACTAATTGTACTTCCTGTCTTAACTGTGTAGGTTTGTTACACGGAAAAAAACTATATCCAGGTTCGAGTACACAGTGAGGTTTATGATGCAGATACCAGAGAGCACCACACAACCAATATCTTCCATTTTACATTTATATCAGAAAAGGAGGTCCCACGGGTTGTCCCTAAAACGTATGGAGGCAAGTATCCaattaatgcatttttgttaCGACTCTGGAAAAGaagactttctttctttctgttggaACATAATGAAATGCTGTTCATTTTAATAGATGAACTATTGGCATGTGAATAATTTAACAGCATTTCATGGCAAAGCATATGTATTGTATGCTTTGATGACACAACATATGCGTTTTGGATTGCTCTTTAATCTTGTCACTCTGTGTAGTTGCCCCTTATTGATACTTTGATACTAAGTTACTAATGTATTATCTCTTTTCTTCACATTATTTCAGAGTCCATGTTGTATTTAGATGGGAAGAGACACTTTGCTGCAACCATGAAAGAAATCTGAGGCACTGAATGCGCATCAACAGTGTAGCAGCATGCGGTCTTTGAAAGGCAGCTGTCGCCAGAGATGACTACCAGACAGATGCctgcagtaccaaaaaaaaaaaaaaaaaaaaaagagttcctttTTAGCACTATTTATGTATTTGCCTATAAGTGGATTTCTTATTCTCTGCTACgagcatttttttttagaaatctaCTTTGACGCAGCAActcttttaggaaaaaagtctgaaaaaatacCATCTTAAACTTTAGAAAGCTTCTGTCTGTCTGCTTTGAGAGATCTCATTACCACCTTTGCTGTCTTGTCACCATCTGCCTTATTTCCCTTGATAGTTCCCTGTTGTGCTTCACTGATAAGAGAAGTTCTATCAGAAGAATATGGGCAATAAGTATATAAACACAGGTGAAGCCGTTTGACAAACATTCTTGTGTAAATtaggtttaggttttttttttttttttatcaaagacACAAGcatctgaacagcagcagaagctcACAAATGATTAGCGTGTGCACACAATATTAGTTTGTGCCATATACAAGCAGGCATTTTTCCATCATCTGGGATTTTACAGGGTTGTTGCAGCTTCTATTTT from Struthio camelus isolate bStrCam1 chromosome 1, bStrCam1.hap1, whole genome shotgun sequence carries:
- the ACOT9 gene encoding acyl-coenzyme A thioesterase 9, mitochondrial isoform X4; protein product: MQERKALHTLLAKRQEDLPPRRMKDSYLEVVLPLGSQPEIREKYLNVHNSVRFGRILEDLDSLGVLICYTHTKQEAQPRSPLSIVTALVDKINLCKKIIYPDGDIKFTGNVSWVGRTSMEVKMHMLQLHDGDYSPVLDATFVMVARDPENKRPAFVNQLIPESPEEEEIFKQGELNKTRRIDFSTASLLKMAPTAEERNIVHDIFLNTLDTRTVSFRSRVLPPNSMWMEDAKLKSLQICHPQERNIFNRIFGGFLMRKAFELGWATACSCGGSRPFIVSVDDIMFQRPVEVGSLLLLSAQVCYTEKNYIQVRVHSEVYDADTREHHTTNIFHFTFISEKEVPRVVPKTYGESMLYLDGKRHFAATMKEI